Within Methanobacterium spitsbergense, the genomic segment TTCAGCATTTTTTTGAATAATCCCTCTGAATAAAAGTTCCTCTGCTAATCCTGTTGAAATGATCAATATGACCGAGGCAATAATCAAATTAACAGGATTTAAAGTTGCAATTAATGGTTTGGGTTGAAGTATCAAATATTCAATTGTACCCAATAATATACCGGTTAAAGCAATTAATAGTTGTATCTTTTTATTACCCCAAATTAACCCTATATGTTTTCTTGTAAGTCCTTGACTCCTCATAATAGTATATGTAGCAGCAAATAACGGTGCTGCAATAACTGGGAACCAATATAATGTAGGCACTTGCAGTAATGGTATAGAAAGACCAATAATCCTTATCATTGGCAATACCATCATGGATCTAAGTAGAATGGAGTAATTATGCGAAACATTAAATGATGAATTTATCAGAAGTGCAAAAAGTATAACAGTTTCTAAAACAAGTCCAAGTTCCTTATTCAAAAAAGTCACACATAACTCTGCAAGGATTAATCCAACCAAATATGTAACAGCAAGTATTTTCTCGTTTCTTGTTGATTTAACTTTAGAACGTTTACTAGAAACTTCCTGGATCAATTTGTTGATACCTTTTTCCCTAACGCGTTCACCCATCTTTTCAAAAATTGAAGCTGAACTTTCATATTCAATTATCGCATCTTCCCATGCATCCTGCGATTCATAGGTTCCACCTACAAGTGATTGAACAACTGCTTTTCTTTCTTGATCCTTTTTATTATCAAATTTGTTGATAGCATCTAAATAATATCCTCTTGCTTCAACAAATTTTCCTAACTTTTCCTGTATTAATCCAATTCCAGTTAGAGCATATCCTTCACCAGTATTATCTTCAGCTTGTTCATATGCTTTCAAAGATTTTTCGTAGTAATCCTGTCCATTTTTGTAGTCTTCACTTTCAACGTAGATATTGCCAATTTCCAGAAGTGTATCTGCTTCAGTTTTTTTATCATCTTCATTTTTAAGATAATCCAATGCCTTATTATAATACTTTAAAGCCTCTTCAAAAGCACCATGTTCATGAAACTTTGATCCTCTATCTAAAAATTCTTGTGCATTCTTCCGAACCATGTTTATAACCTTGAAGAGTATATTAAATAAATTGCGAAGAAACTAACATTTAATTTAATTACATTATTGGTAGATATAAATTTATCCAATAAAATTACTTGTTACTCTTTTAATATACAGTTTTGTTGAGTTCACTTCATAAGTGTCTAATTACAGAAATAAAATAAAGATATAGGAAATGGGAGATTATAAAAATGAGTTGGAATGATAAAAATATTTTAATCACAGGTGCTGATGGTTTTGTTGGGTCATATCTGGCTGAAGAACTTCTAAAAAATGGATCTGATGTTTATGGATTGATACAGAGAGGAACAGGAGATTTGTATTCTAAAAATTTAACAGATCATGGTTTAGAAAAGGACCTTAAAATTATTGA encodes:
- a CDS encoding type II CAAX prenyl endopeptidase Rce1 family protein, which encodes MVRKNAQEFLDRGSKFHEHGAFEEALKYYNKALDYLKNEDDKKTEADTLLEIGNIYVESEDYKNGQDYYEKSLKAYEQAEDNTGEGYALTGIGLIQEKLGKFVEARGYYLDAINKFDNKKDQERKAVVQSLVGGTYESQDAWEDAIIEYESSASIFEKMGERVREKGINKLIQEVSSKRSKVKSTRNEKILAVTYLVGLILAELCVTFLNKELGLVLETVILFALLINSSFNVSHNYSILLRSMMVLPMIRIIGLSIPLLQVPTLYWFPVIAAPLFAATYTIMRSQGLTRKHIGLIWGNKKIQLLIALTGILLGTIEYLILQPKPLIATLNPVNLIIASVILIISTGLAEELLFRGIIQKNAENVFGTLLGLLYTALLFTALHIGWDSFYDLIFVFAVALFYGYAFQKTRSIIGITLSHGLSNTFLFLIIPFYAPLLFQLF